Proteins found in one Luteitalea sp. genomic segment:
- a CDS encoding response regulator, with amino-acid sequence MVTTIALVDDHRVVTRSLKAYLESFPDLRVVGIASSGEELLENLERWSPQIVLQDLLMPGGLDGIETTRRIVQRAPGVRIIALTASFDEARMMGVLRAGAAGYIRKDAEPEMLLAAVRTVAQGRTFIDPSAGRRLARVDAADDLTARESEVLRQIALGHSNKDIAAVLGISEETVKTHVGHVLSKLQVENRGQATVQALKRGLVALEDLT; translated from the coding sequence GCCTGAAAGCGTACCTGGAGTCCTTTCCCGACCTGCGGGTCGTCGGCATCGCTTCGAGCGGCGAGGAATTACTTGAGAACCTGGAACGCTGGAGCCCTCAGATTGTGTTGCAGGACTTGCTGATGCCGGGCGGTCTTGATGGTATAGAAACCACGCGGCGAATCGTGCAGCGCGCGCCCGGCGTTCGGATCATTGCACTGACGGCGTCGTTCGACGAAGCACGAATGATGGGCGTGCTGCGCGCCGGCGCCGCGGGATACATACGAAAGGATGCCGAGCCGGAAATGCTGCTCGCTGCGGTACGCACAGTAGCGCAGGGAAGGACGTTCATAGATCCGTCGGCCGGACGTCGCCTCGCAAGAGTCGACGCTGCGGATGATTTGACAGCGCGCGAGAGCGAGGTCCTGCGGCAGATCGCGCTCGGCCACTCGAACAAGGACATCGCCGCAGTCCTCGGGATTAGCGAAGAGACCGTCAAGACACATGTAGGTCACGTGCTTTCAAAGCTTCAAGTTGAGAACCGGGGACAGGCCACCGTCCAGGCACTCAAGCGCGGGCTGGTTGCCCTGGAGGACCTTACGTAG